The Paenibacillus beijingensis nucleotide sequence GAACCGACATCCGCACTCGATGAAGCGACAGCCGATACGCTAATGCAGCGATTATCCGCCTATACCCGCGAGAGGAACGTCACAGTCGTCATGATTACACACTCCCGCACAATCGCTCAAACTTACGCCGATTTCACCGTAGAGGTGAAAAATGGAATTCCGCACATGAACGGAGGTCTCCAACATGCAAGAAACGGTTGACCTGGCGTTCTGGCAATTAGGCGTGGCGTACTTGTTCGTGCTTCTGCTCATTGCGATTGTGCGCATTAAAGGAATTCCGCGCGAGAAAGAAATAGGGATCGCTTCGATTCGAATGGTCCTGCAGTTGATTCTTGTCGGATACCTGCTGGAATATGTGTTTCGATTCTCGCATCCGTCATTAACGATCTTGCTCGTGGCCGTTATGCTGACTTTCGCCATCCGTACCGTGTTCAAACGGGAGAAAGGCAAATTGTCCCTGCAAATGAAACGCATCATTGCCATCTCGATGAGTTCCGGCATCATTGCAAGTCTCGCCGTCTTTATTCTTGTCGTGGTTGGAATGAAGCCTTGGTACGACCCCAGATATGTCATTCCGATCGCCGGGATGATCATCGGCAATTCGATGACCGGCATCGCGCTCGGTCTCCACTCGATGATCGAAAATATGCAGGCTCAGAAAGCAAAGGTTGAAGCGGCGCTTATGCTGGGCGCAACGCCGGGAACGGCGGCTCGCGATATCGTCAATCAAGCATTTGATGCCGCCATGCTGCCGACCATCAATTCCATGGTCGGAATGGGCATCATTTCATTGCCTGGCATGATGACCGGCCAAATTTTGTCGGGCACCTCTCCAATTGTCGCGGTGGAATACCAAATTGCCATTATGCTCGGCATCGTCGGCAGTGTTTCGTTATCTGTTCTTCTGTTTTTGCAGCTTGGCTACCGGACGTTCTTTAATCATCGCAGCCAGTTGCGTAAACATCAATGAACGGATCGTTTCCAGTCACGATCACGATGATTGAAAATTCACTTCAGCTTCTGTGGTCAAGGTGAATGGGGCGCTGCTCGATTTGCCGAAGAACGTAAACGCGGATCCTTACGGAGATGGCTGGATCGCCGAGGTCCAGAAAGCGGGACGCCGCGAAACCAGTGGCGGCGCTGTTTACCCCCGAACAATACGAAGCCAAAGTAATAAGGATTGCTGGAGGAGGAGCATTCGATGCGGTTCAAGCATGTGTTTTCCATTATCGGTCCGGTTATGGTCGGGCCGTCGAGCTCGCATACTGCCGGGGCGGTGCGCATCGGCCGTGTTGCCCGTCAACTGCTCGGACAAAAGCCGGAGCAGGCGGTCGTTACGTTGTATGGCTCTTTTGCGGAGACTTATTCGGGCCACGGCACGGATCTCGCGATCGTCGGGGGGCTGCTCGATTTCGGCACCGACGATGAACGAATTCCGGACGCTTATGTGGAGGCGGATAAGGCAGGGTTGCGAGTTGAGTTTCGTCAGGGTGAGGAATTCCGTCCCCATCCCAATTTCGCCGAAATTGCGGTGTTCGCCGGCGGTCGGGAGGTAAAAGTAAGCGGAGCTTCGATCGGCGGAGGCAATATCGAGATTCATTCGATGAACGGCTTCGCCGCCAACTGCTCGGGCTATTACCCGACACTCGTTATATCCCACGACGACCGGGTAGGGGTGCTGGCCTCGATTACAGGAGCGGTAAGCGGTGCCAGATTGAATATCGGCTTTATGAACGTCGACCGCAAAGAAAGAAGCGGTGCGGCGATGACGGTGATCGAATGCGACCGAAGACCGGATGGGGAACTGCTCGACGCAATCTCCCGTCTGCCGCATATCAACGAGGTGACCGTCATCGATCTGACTTAGCGGACTCGTGGATAACTTGTATTCAATACGGCAGCCTGGCTGCCGTATTAGAAACGCGGCTTTTTTGCCATATACTTTTACACAAAACCCGTATTTTATACATATGTCCATAAAGAGCTTCAAAGCCTTACTAAGACTGGATTTGTATATGGTGTCATACACCATATACGCTCCCTTTTTAATTGTTTAGATGTTCATATAGTCTCTCCAAGCTAGCTAAAGCCTCTTCATGTGATTTTTTCTGAAATAAAGCAGCTAATTGGGTCAACTGTTCTTTACGCTGAGCTAATCCACTTGGAGTTAGTAAAGATAAGTTTCGTTCAGCTACTTGAAGAACCTCACGATCAACATCGGAAGCATAAATATTATTAATTCGATGACCGTGCATTAGCCCAATTACAGTTAACATATAGGCTCCTCCACAGCAGGGATCATATAAGGAATAAGGACCTTTATTGCCTTTTATTTCGAGTAATCTGAAGCATCTTTGAATGATTTCACTGGCTAATCTTACTGGAAACGAGGTTGTGCCATAGGCATTGTACAGTACCCTTCCACTTGCGAAGTCTTCATAATTTTGGTCGTATTTCTCATACAAGTATTCCATTATTAAAACTCCGTTGGAAGGGCTAGCAAGCTATCACGAAGTTCGGCATAGGCATCCGTATAGCCCATTTTGGCATAGAATCGCATGCCATCCAGACCCTTGAAGTATCTGGCCCCGGTAAGCCTCGCTTCAAAGTTATGAATCGGTTTACCTATCTGCTCAGCATGAATACGGAATGCCTCTGCCACATCTCTCCCTGGAATAGCATCTTCAATCGTCGCTATATCAATGAGAAAATCACCGTATAACGGATTGGAATCGATAATGCCCGTGATCCTTCTACCATCTGATAGAATGTTCCAAGCATGACAATCGTTATGAACAAAGTGGCGGTAAGGTGCATTGTATTTGCTAAACGTTAGCAGCCGGCCGAAGCATTCATTGAAGACGTCTCGTTCCAAGCAGGTGGTATGAAAGAGATCGTGCCAGTTTTCCCAGAATGTTCCTGTCTGATCTTCAGCAAAAAATGTCTGGATATAGTCTAGCCATGAGGGAAAATCGCCGTTGCCATCCTCCCTCACTGCCCCGAATCCGGTTGTTGTTTCAGGCAATCGAACCTGATTCATTACAGTAATTGATTGAACTAAATCTGAAAGCATATTAACCTTCTGTTCGGGTAAACAATCAGCCAGCACATTACCTGGTATACGCTCTGAAATGCAGTAACGATATCTCCCCACAGTACCTTGCCCTATCATTTTTGGATAGCGTACACCTTGAGTGGAGAGTAAGTCAGCAATGTACTGCTCCCTTAGGTAACCTCCCTCCTCGGCTT carries:
- a CDS encoding ABC transporter permease; its protein translation is MQETVDLAFWQLGVAYLFVLLLIAIVRIKGIPREKEIGIASIRMVLQLILVGYLLEYVFRFSHPSLTILLVAVMLTFAIRTVFKREKGKLSLQMKRIIAISMSSGIIASLAVFILVVVGMKPWYDPRYVIPIAGMIIGNSMTGIALGLHSMIENMQAQKAKVEAALMLGATPGTAARDIVNQAFDAAMLPTINSMVGMGIISLPGMMTGQILSGTSPIVAVEYQIAIMLGIVGSVSLSVLLFLQLGYRTFFNHRSQLRKHQ
- the sdaAB gene encoding L-serine ammonia-lyase, iron-sulfur-dependent subunit beta translates to MRFKHVFSIIGPVMVGPSSSHTAGAVRIGRVARQLLGQKPEQAVVTLYGSFAETYSGHGTDLAIVGGLLDFGTDDERIPDAYVEADKAGLRVEFRQGEEFRPHPNFAEIAVFAGGREVKVSGASIGGGNIEIHSMNGFAANCSGYYPTLVISHDDRVGVLASITGAVSGARLNIGFMNVDRKERSGAAMTVIECDRRPDGELLDAISRLPHINEVTVIDLT
- a CDS encoding phosphotransferase family protein, with the translated sequence MGPNKPDISITTVQTVLQQHWGCPAQEVSAVGENGNFSTVYYFTMKGSEYVILFNQAEEGGYLREQYIADLLSTQGVRYPKMIGQGTVGRYRYCISERIPGNVLADCLPEQKVNMLSDLVQSITVMNQVRLPETTTGFGAVREDGNGDFPSWLDYIQTFFAEDQTGTFWENWHDLFHTTCLERDVFNECFGRLLTFSKYNAPYRHFVHNDCHAWNILSDGRRITGIIDSNPLYGDFLIDIATIEDAIPGRDVAEAFRIHAEQIGKPIHNFEARLTGARYFKGLDGMRFYAKMGYTDAYAELRDSLLALPTEF